GGCTGAATCCGGCGGTACAGATCGGGATCCGCGTAAGTGACGGCATGGACGCAATGGGCGATCCGTGGGTTGTACCAAAGCGTATCTAATACACGATAGCGAACTTGGCCGGAATTAAGTTGGAAAAACCATTGCCGGGCTAGCTCATAGCGTAAGGCCGAGATTTCGTAAGGTCCCCACATCGAGATGCGGTCCTTCTGCTCCGCAGCCCGCTGCATCGTTTCCTCAAGCGTATAGTTTTTCCCCGGCTGAGGCCACAGGCGCAGGGGCCGGACGGGTCCTTCGGCTGGAAGCCAACTGATTGTGAACCATTCGACGGCCAGGGTACCATCTGCCTGCCGGCTGGCCTTGGCAAAAATGGCCCATGTATGTGCCGTACGCGGTCGGAAAGGGATCGCCTGACCGCCGAAGAGAATCATGTAATGCCGGTTCTGGCCAATAGCTTGAGGAGGAGCGGCATTCCCCAAGGGAAGGACCAAACCCACGTCAACAGAATTCCTGTCCAACTCCAAGGCCGCGCGTGGAAAAGCAGCAGGATGAAGTACGTTGGGGCGTATCCGCTTTTCATCCTCTGCCTTCGCCTCGCCAAACGGCAGCGCCAACCACAAAATCCCCACCCAAGGGGAGAAATAGACACGTGACCGATCCAGAATACCCGTCTTGCTATTCATCTGCAACGCTCATTCTCTCAGGGATGCGAAGGGAGGAGGGTTGGAAACGGAGAGGAGGGTCCCCACCAACTCTTCCCATGGAACTCCCATCGGTTGTCGCTCAGGGAAGTATGACTTTACTTCCCCACATCTTGAGATGAAAGGAAGGGAGGGAACGTTACTTCGGATGGAAGCGGCAAGAGGCGTACTGCGGAGTCGCTTGGCAGGGTATGCTGTCGCATCCAAAGCGGGAAAGAGAGTGCGAACCGATTTTCAGGAATGCAAGGGTTTGCCGGCCCATGCCATACGAGCGGCTTCGGCGAGGACTTCACTGAGGGACGGATGGGGATGGATGCACCGGGCCACATCTTCGGCAGAAGCGTGAAACTCCAGAAGAGTAGCGCACTCCGCAATCAACTCTGAGGCTTGAGGACCGATAATGTGCACGCCCAACAGCCGGTCTGTGTCCTCCTCAGCGAGTACTTTGACCCAGCCGGTCGTATCGCCGAGGGCTTTGGCCCGCCCATTAGCCGAGAAAGGGAATCGCCCAACGCGGTAGCGGATGCCTTTCTGTTGCAGCTCCTGTTCTGTCGCACCGACGCTAGCCACCTCTGGATGAGTGTAGATCACGCTGGGAATGGCGGAGTAGTTGACGCGGGGCTTCATTCCGGCTAGGCGTTCTGCCACGACTACGCCTTCGGCACTGGCTTTGTGGGCCAGCATCGGACCAGCAATCAAATCGCCTACCGCCAAGATGTGCGGCACCGCCGTGCGATAGTCAGCATCGACAGCCAGGCGTCCACTTGCCGGGTCCAGGCGTAAGCCCACAGTTTCCAAGCCTAATCCCTCAGTGTAAGGCTTGCGCCCGACGGCAACGAGAACGCGATCGCCCCGGAAGGTTCGGCGTGTGCCATCGGCTAAAGAAGCCACGAGAGTGATCCCGTTGCCATCTGCTTGGGCTTCGATGACGCGTGTTTGAAAATGGAATTGCATTCCCTGACGTGTCAATTGCTTGAGAAGCTCCCCGGCGATTTCGCTATCCGTGTGGGGTAATAGGCGAGGCAGCGCTTCCAGTACGGTGACCTCGGCTCCCAACCGGCGCCAGACGGAACCAAGTTCCAATCCGATATATCCCGCGCCGATAATCAGCAGATGCTGCGGAACAGTGGTGAAATGGAGGGCCTCGGTTGAGCTGACAACGACTTGGCCATCGAAGGGGAGAAAAGGCAGTTCTACGGGAACACTTCCCGTTGCCAGAAGGATATGACGTCCTTGCAAGGGGAGTGCCGTCCCTTCCGCCTGTTGCACGACCACTTGATGACCGCCGTTCAAGCGGGCCACGCCGTGATAGGAATCAACGCCATATTTCTTGAACAGGAATGCGATGCCTTGGGTCAGTTCATGGACGATGCGGTCTTTGCGAGCCAGCAGAGTTGCCAGATCAAGAGTAACGCCGGAGAGCCGCACGCCGTGGCTGGCCAAGTGCTGCTGCGCTTGGACGTACCAATAGCTAGAATCGAGGAGCGCTTTGGACGGAATACACCCGATATTCAGGCAGGTGCCGCCTAGTTGCTTACGTTTGTCCACACATGCCACTCGCAGCCCCAGTTGTGCGGCACGGATCGCGGCCACATATCCTCCTGGACCCGCGCCAATGACCAACAGATCGTAAGTTTCTGCCATAAAATGAGCATCCAGAAGAATTCAGGGGAAGGCACAATTAAGGTCAACAATGTAGATTATATCTACGTATATCTGTATTTCCAATTACGGCAAGTCTAACATCAGAACTGCAGGATTTTCGATACATTCCTTCACACGGACGAGGAACTGAACGGCTTCGCGACCGTCGATCAACCGGTGATCGTAACTCAAAGCCAGATACATCATGGGGCGGATTGCGATCTGGT
This genomic interval from Thermogemmata fonticola contains the following:
- the lpdA gene encoding dihydrolipoyl dehydrogenase, with the translated sequence MAETYDLLVIGAGPGGYVAAIRAAQLGLRVACVDKRKQLGGTCLNIGCIPSKALLDSSYWYVQAQQHLASHGVRLSGVTLDLATLLARKDRIVHELTQGIAFLFKKYGVDSYHGVARLNGGHQVVVQQAEGTALPLQGRHILLATGSVPVELPFLPFDGQVVVSSTEALHFTTVPQHLLIIGAGYIGLELGSVWRRLGAEVTVLEALPRLLPHTDSEIAGELLKQLTRQGMQFHFQTRVIEAQADGNGITLVASLADGTRRTFRGDRVLVAVGRKPYTEGLGLETVGLRLDPASGRLAVDADYRTAVPHILAVGDLIAGPMLAHKASAEGVVVAERLAGMKPRVNYSAIPSVIYTHPEVASVGATEQELQQKGIRYRVGRFPFSANGRAKALGDTTGWVKVLAEEDTDRLLGVHIIGPQASELIAECATLLEFHASAEDVARCIHPHPSLSEVLAEAARMAWAGKPLHS